A region of Paraburkholderia largidicola DNA encodes the following proteins:
- the rsxB gene encoding electron transport complex subunit RsxB, with product MTESKILADRIEDLLPQTQCTKCGYPHCRAYAEAIAQGEASYNQCPPGGAEGIERLATLLGKPVIPLNLDNGVERARPVAFIDENLCIGCTLCMQACPVDAIVGAPKQMHTMVAELCTGCDLCVPPCPVDCIEMIPVTGDKTGWDAWSQQQADAARARHDGHRTRLAAEREAAEARAAAKRAAAASANAPAPAARVAGPAPTEPAVPAVEAVGTAAAPATDAEAKKRAVIQAALERARAKKAENAAQGLGPRNTTDISAATQAQIDEAEARRRRLGIANDSSESTPKQDVDQPKKS from the coding sequence GTGACAGAATCCAAAATACTCGCGGATCGCATTGAAGATCTGCTGCCCCAGACACAATGCACGAAGTGCGGCTACCCCCACTGCCGCGCTTACGCCGAAGCCATCGCGCAAGGCGAGGCCAGCTACAACCAGTGCCCGCCCGGCGGCGCGGAAGGCATCGAGCGGCTTGCGACGCTGCTCGGCAAGCCCGTGATTCCCCTGAATCTGGACAATGGCGTCGAGCGCGCGCGGCCCGTCGCGTTCATCGACGAAAACCTGTGCATCGGCTGCACGCTGTGTATGCAGGCTTGCCCCGTCGATGCCATCGTCGGCGCACCGAAGCAGATGCACACGATGGTCGCCGAACTGTGCACGGGCTGCGACCTGTGCGTGCCGCCCTGCCCCGTCGACTGCATCGAGATGATCCCCGTCACGGGCGACAAGACGGGCTGGGATGCGTGGAGCCAGCAACAGGCCGACGCCGCACGCGCACGTCATGACGGGCACCGCACGCGCCTCGCGGCGGAGCGCGAGGCAGCAGAGGCGCGCGCAGCAGCCAAACGCGCCGCGGCAGCATCGGCGAATGCGCCGGCTCCCGCTGCGCGAGTCGCCGGCCCTGCCCCCACAGAACCGGCAGTCCCGGCAGTCGAAGCAGTCGGAACCGCCGCCGCGCCAGCCACCGACGCCGAAGCGAAGAAACGCGCGGTCATCCAGGCCGCGCTCGAACGCGCGCGTGCGAAGAAAGCGGAAAACGCCGCGCAAGGTCTCGGCCCCAGGAACACGACCGATATCAGCGCAGCAACGCAGGCGCAGATCGACGAAGCCGAGGCACGCCGTCGCCGGCTAGGTATCGCTAACGACAGTTCCGAATCCACACCCAAGCAAGACGTCGATCAACCCAAAAAGTCCTGA
- a CDS encoding DUF1841 family protein — protein MFNPSRDEVRRFFTDTWRKQRAGEILTPLEAIAADWIVEHPEYHAELKDAEAASAQDYSPERGQTNPFLHLSMHLAITEQLSIDQPPGIRAAHDRLAARLGSTHDAQHAIMECLGETIWEAQRTNTPPDTDAYLQRIERRATRD, from the coding sequence ATGTTCAATCCCAGCCGCGACGAAGTCCGCCGTTTTTTCACCGACACCTGGCGCAAACAGCGCGCGGGTGAAATCCTGACGCCGCTCGAAGCGATCGCCGCCGACTGGATCGTCGAGCATCCCGAGTATCACGCCGAACTGAAGGATGCCGAGGCCGCCTCGGCGCAGGACTACTCGCCCGAACGTGGGCAGACCAATCCGTTCCTGCATCTGTCGATGCATCTCGCGATCACCGAGCAACTGTCGATCGACCAGCCGCCCGGCATTCGCGCCGCGCACGACCGGCTCGCCGCGCGCCTCGGCTCCACGCACGACGCGCAGCACGCGATCATGGAGTGTCTGGGCGAAACGATCTGGGAAGCGCAGCGTACCAACACGCCGCCTGATACCGACGCCTATCTGCAGCGCATCGAGCGCCGCGCGACGCGCGATTGA
- a CDS encoding c-type cytochrome — MKKHPHALHTVVKAACATLALAGFVVASNAHAADAANGKALSESHNCAACHGPNLNKPVTPEYPKLAGQHADYVYWALRQYQMGTGNPHLGRNNAIMQAQVQSLSPSDMKDIAAYIESLDGDLVQKK, encoded by the coding sequence ATGAAGAAGCATCCCCACGCACTTCATACGGTGGTCAAGGCTGCATGCGCGACGCTCGCGCTGGCCGGTTTTGTCGTCGCATCGAACGCGCACGCGGCGGATGCCGCCAACGGCAAGGCACTCTCCGAGAGCCACAACTGCGCGGCCTGCCACGGCCCGAATCTGAACAAGCCCGTGACGCCCGAATATCCGAAGCTCGCCGGTCAGCATGCCGATTACGTCTACTGGGCGCTGCGCCAGTATCAGATGGGCACGGGCAACCCGCACCTGGGCCGCAACAACGCGATCATGCAGGCGCAGGTGCAAAGCCTGTCGCCGAGCGACATGAAAGATATCGCTGCGTACATCGAATCGCTGGACGGCGATCTCGTGCAGAAGAAGTAG
- the nth gene encoding endonuclease III, with translation MNATKRRAIYETLQSLNPHPTTELEYSTPFELLIAVMLSAQATDVSVNKAMRRMFPVANTPQKVFDLGEEGVADYIKTIGLYRTKAKNVIATCRILLDQYGGEVPDGREALESLPGVGRKTANVVLNTAFGQPTIAVDTHIFRVANRTGLAPGKDVRAVELALEKFTPAEFLHDAHHWLILHGRYVCKARRPECWHCVIEPLCEFKPKTPPPDL, from the coding sequence ATGAACGCGACCAAACGACGTGCGATCTACGAGACGCTGCAGAGCCTGAACCCGCATCCGACGACCGAACTGGAATACTCGACACCGTTCGAGTTGCTGATCGCCGTGATGTTGTCCGCGCAAGCAACGGACGTCTCCGTGAACAAGGCAATGCGCCGGATGTTTCCCGTCGCGAACACGCCGCAGAAAGTGTTCGACCTCGGTGAGGAAGGCGTCGCCGACTACATCAAGACGATCGGCCTGTATCGCACGAAAGCGAAGAACGTGATCGCGACGTGCCGCATCCTGCTCGATCAGTACGGCGGCGAAGTGCCCGACGGGCGCGAAGCGCTGGAAAGCCTGCCGGGCGTCGGCCGCAAGACGGCGAACGTCGTGCTGAACACGGCGTTCGGCCAGCCGACCATCGCCGTCGATACGCACATCTTTCGGGTTGCCAACCGAACGGGCCTCGCGCCCGGCAAGGACGTCCGCGCTGTCGAACTGGCGCTGGAAAAGTTCACGCCCGCCGAGTTCCTGCACGATGCGCATCACTGGCTGATTCTGCACGGGCGCTATGTGTGCAAGGCACGCCGGCCGGAATGCTGGCATTGCGTGATCGAGCCGCTGTGCGAATTCAAGCCGAAGACGCCGCCACCTGATCTGTGA